The following is a genomic window from Doryrhamphus excisus isolate RoL2022-K1 chromosome 3, RoL_Dexc_1.0, whole genome shotgun sequence.
CCAcactttaatgtttcagatcatcaactaaattcaaatattagtcactgacaacacaactgaacacaacatgcagtttttaaaaggGAGAACAAATATCcgaacctacatggccctgtgtgaaaaagtgattgccctccTATTATAACATAAATTAGATTAATTgggatctatcagtctggaaaaggttataaaggcatgtccaaagctttgggactgcagccaaccacagtgagagccattatccccTAATGGTTTCAAACATGGAACGATGGTGAACCTTCCAAGGAGTGGCTGccaaaccaaaatgaccccaagagtacatcaagactcatccaagaggtcacaaaagaccccacaacaacatccaaagaactgcaggcctcatttgcctcagttaagatTAGTGTCCATAACTCCACAATAAGACAGACACTGGGCAAAGATGACCTttatggcagagttccaagaccaaaaccactactggacaaaaaaacattaaggcTAATCTCAGTTttcttcaagaaaaaaatttaaggATCCCTAATACCTTTGgggaaatactctgtggtctgagagttgaactttttggaaggtatgtgtcccattacatctggtgtaaaagtaacgccTCATTTCATTAtaccaatagtaaaatatggtggtggtagtgtgatggtctgggttgttttgctgcttcagtgtCCACTGGAATACttcctgtgataaatggaaccatgaattctaccATGAATGTCCacccatctgttggtgacctcaatctgaaaccaacttgggttcttcagcaggacaatgatccaaaacacaccagcaagtccaccaaacCAAAAACTTTGActagtggcctagtccaagtcctgacctgaaccctattgagatgctgtggcatgaccttaaaaaagtACTTCATaatggaaaagcctccaatgtggctgaatgacaacaattctgcaaagatgtaagagactcattgcaagttatcacaaacgcttgattgcagttgttgctgctcagggtggcccaaCTAGTTATtagctttttcacaccactgtattgtCAGGTATTGTTAAGCTGTCTTgatggggggaggcggggctgctagcatacacacagaagaAGAATGTAACATAATAGAAATTAAATGAGTAGATTGtactatattgtcatattttttatatattttatcattgtacttttctgtaTAGCAATGTTAaactctttttgtgttttttttgtttgtcttctgGCCCCCCACCACACTTTTCCAACCTTTCCATGTTTTCTCACCTTGACTTAGGCTTCctctttttttacatatatcGCCCCCCACTGAGAGGCCTGCTGTTCCCAAGTCGCTGACCGGATAGCTCAAACCAATAGAGGCCCCCAAGCATGAACCGGCCTGCTTCACCTCAAGTTCTGTACCAGGATACATAATGACTTCAAAATATAGCTATGAAAAATATTTGACTTATGCAAAAACAGGAAGGCACACCCTTACTTGATTCAGCCATGGATGTTTTGTTGACCACCACCACATATTCCAAGGTTCCTCCCATGGTTCCttcagtgacataatgggtgccAAATGTGTCGAAGAACCGGGAGTACATGCCAAAGTCATACTGCTCAGGGAGATCCATCAGCGACAGGTAGAAATCCTCATGGAGCATCAGCTTATCGCTTCTCATCTTGAAGTGAGCTGTTTCCACGGTGGATAAAAGCCTGATGAAGCCCAAGTCCTGACCACAAACAGatacatgttgacattttaccCAACAGCTTCATTTaggttatttattcattcagtttctgCTGTTTATCATCACAAGTGTCGcatggttgctggagcctatcccagctgtcttcgggcgagaggcggggtacaccctggactggtggccagccaatcacagggcacatatagacaaacaaccattcacactcacattcatacctatggacaatttggagtcgccaattaacctagcatgtttttggaatgtgggaggaaaccggagtacccggagaaaacccacgcatgcacagggagaacatgcaaactccacacagagatgcctgagggtggaattgaaccctagtctcctagctgtgaggtctgcgtgctaaccactcaactgccgtggCATCATGCtgtagacattttggctaaatatatatggctaaatttgtgtcaaagtggaagttatgcttgaaatctacatttcataaaaagcttattttgTCCCCTTTTTGttaggccgagggtggaattgaacttgggtctcttagctgtgaggcctgcgtgctaaccactcgtacgctGTGCAGCTGCTTCCAGGTTATATTTGCTGTTATAATGACATGGATGTGATGCAAGCAAGgataaaaatagctttttttgcacatttttggtcagcattttttttctctctgaaaATAGGCAATTTTTTCCGCAGAAAACACATCAAATTCAGTAATagtcagtaataataatttattaattttctaccgcttatcctcatgagggtgctggagcctatcccagccgtcttcgggtgagaggcagggtacaccctggactggtggccagccaaacacagggcacatatagacaaacaaccattcacactcacattcatacctatggacaatttggagtcgccaattaacctagcatgtttttggaatgtgggaggaaaacggagtacctggagaaaacccatggggagaacatgcaaactccacacagagatggccgagagtggaattgaaacctagtctcctagctgtgaggtctgcacactaaccaattgtccgctgtgcagcccagtaATAATAAtgcgtttttgtgtttttgtatcatggatgaatgataacaattttGTCAGGTACTGTACACGATGCAGtgtataccatataccatataccatataccacatACCATATACAATATACCACGCAATAGTCAGTTTAGTGTGGTGAcagcaataaataaaatgattacacatacagtacctgGCTTTTATGCTGTGATACGTTGCGTAAAAACTCGGACTCCTTACTTCCTCTCAGTCCACCTTGCACGTAATAGACGCCGAGCGAAAAGCCCTCATTGGAGGACCTCATCGTCTTCCTTGCGTTTAACAGGCTCACCGCATCACTGTAATATTCCTGAGAGCCCTCTGATGTGGCCTCTGCCTGCATGAAGGGAATCTTTGCATCACGACGCATCAGTGAAGTACATTTGTACAAGAAGCAAGAAATCCTCGTACCGCGAAGCGGTAAATGTGGTAGTTGTAAGGCTTCCGGTAGTTTTTCTCATCTTCGTTGTAGTGCAAGTTTTCACAGAAGGAGTCATAGGTGAACTTTCTCCAGTCGCCATTGTAGACGTATTCACATTGTCCTCCAAAGTACTTTGGGTCCAAAATATGATCCACAAATTCACCAGTCAAGGCATtatagctgaaaaaaaaattgttattatatatttttctcataacgGCTAAAGTGGACATAACTATTTAAGGAAATTATCATCTTAATTGGTAAAAACTCCAAGACAACAATTACCCCTGAGTGCCACGCTCAGCACCAGGGATGGTGAGGAACGTGGAGCACTTGTCATTCCTCCGATTGAAGTCTTCACAACCATCTTCATCGGAAAAATCATCACAGTCTGCCTCTCCGTTACAGCGAAGGGACTGGCTGATACAACGGCCTGCAGTGTGTGAACACAAATATACATTATCTTTACCGTAGCTTACATTCAAGCAGAAATATGCAGAATACTTATTAGCGACTGACTTAGTAGCTCTATTGTTGCCTATTGGTGGTTCAAAATATCCTCTTAAGGTCTTATGAGTATGCATGTACACATTAATGCTGTTGTTTTGGATTTGTAGTGCATTAAGTGACATTTCTAGTCTCTTAATGCTGCTTTAATATACTCCAAAATGAGGCTGAACTTGCCAGTTTCTTTGCAGGTGAAGCTCTCGCCGCAGTAATCTGGCACCAAACACTGCGCGGTTGCTGTTGGACATGCCAGCGTCTCCCACAGTGTCTCAAAGCACTGTGTCCCACCAAATTGCGATGGTTTCTCCATTTTTCGGAAGCGGAACTGAGGatgtagtaatggtaatggtttattttgatttatttggtttattttgatCATACATAACACATATCACATGTTTGCAGCTAGACATTTCAAGATGCCTGAAAGGGAGTCAACCACTTACCTATTTTACATATaacatatgtaatatataaagtTGTAAAGTGGGTAGTCAGGAACGAGTTGTTCAAAACTCTCAAGTTTTACACTTAATCGGAATTCATGGGTACTCATCTTTGTTACTCAccccatcattcattcattcattcattcattttctaccgcttatcctcacaagggttgcggtgggtgctggagcctatcccagctgtctttgtgcaagaggcggggttcacactggactggtcgccagccaatcacagggcacatatagacaaacaaccattcacactcacattatggacaatttagagttgctaattaacctagcatgtttttggaatgtgggaggaaaccggagtacccggacaaaacccacacatgccttgggagaacatgcaaactccacacagagatgcccgagggtggaattgaaccctgatctcctagctgtgaagtctgtgtgctaaaagaacatcataccaacagtaaaatatggtggtggtagtgtgatggtctggggcggtttgctgcttcaggacctgaaagACTTGCTGTCATAAACTGAACCATaaattcaccctggactggtggccagccaatcacagggcacatatagacaaacaaccattcacattcacattcatacctatggacaatttggagtcgccagttaacctagcatgtttttggaatgtgggaggaaaccagagtccccggggaaaacccacgcatgcatgaggagaacatgcaaactccacacagagatggccgagggtggaattgaacactggtcccctagctgtgaggtctgtgtaccaaccactcgtccaccgtgcagccctactcaCCCCATCAGTCAAAGGTAATCACTGTACTTAACGGCGTTATTATTCCCTTTGGATTTACTGGCATACTTTGTGCACATTTGGTGTTTGAAAAATGACTCCTTTGTGCAATCCATTCAAAAGAATAAATGGCGTTACCTTTTGTTCAGTGCAAGAGTTACACGATGTCCA
Proteins encoded in this region:
- the c8a gene encoding complement component C8 alpha chain, with amino-acid sequence MGSIINLLLCLCMVHVLMHFNANANTFRRPWTPALNRTSMTAVRRVRAVNRPIPINCKLESWTAWTSCNSCTEQKFRFRKMEKPSQFGGTQCFETLWETLACPTATAQCLVPDYCGESFTCKETGRCISQSLRCNGEADCDDFSDEDGCEDFNRRNDKCSTFLTIPGAERGTQGYNALTGEFVDHILDPKYFGGQCEYVYNGDWRKFTYDSFCENLHYNEDEKNYRKPYNYHIYRFAAEATSEGSQEYYSDAVSLLNARKTMRSSNEGFSLGVYYVQGGLRGSKESEFLRNVSQHKSQDLGFIRLLSTVETAHFKMRSDKLMLHEDFYLSLMDLPEQYDFGMYSRFFDTFGTHYVTEGTMGGTLEYVVVVNKTSMAESKLEVKQAGSCLGASIGLSYPVSDLGTAGLSVGGDICKKRGSLSQARDTGSAVIEDIITLVKGGYTDTGSGLLAIRDPETYRKWGASLKYNPTVIEYEIMPIYELVRLSTASDHVGARLANLQRGLDEYEQQFSSCRCAPCKHNGVPVLVGTSCSCICKPGYQGEACEDTKRTGTRTDGSWSCWGDWSPCTSGGKRCTRACNNPPPDGGGATCLGSSTQTQSC